One window from the genome of Pseudonocardia hierapolitana encodes:
- the fdhF gene encoding formate dehydrogenase subunit alpha, protein MSLLKEPDYGTPAREGAATVEVTIDGVAVTVPPGTSVMRAAKQAGLDIPKLCATDSLEAFGSCRLCVVEIDGARGTPASCTTPVAPGMVVRTQTEKLGKLRRGVMELYISDHPLDCLTCSANGDCELQDMAGVTGLREVRYGSGVDAGANHMDAPTDTSNPYFDFDASKCIACSRCVRACDEVQGTLALTIEGRGFDSKVAAGAGVSFMESDCVSCGACVQACPTATLQEKSVIELGMPTRSVVTTCAYCGVGCSFKAELRGDELVRMVPYKDGGANEGHSCVKGRFAFGYASHPDRVLTPRMRESIADPWREVSWEEAISFTARRLREIQAAHGTGSIGAITSSRTTNEEVYAVQKMVRAVFGNNNVDTCARVCHSPTGYGLKQTFGTSAGTQDFKSVAKSDVILLIGANPTDGHPVFASRMKRRLRQGAELIVLDPRRIDLVRSPHVEAAHHLQLAPGTNVAVVNAMAHVVVTEGLVDREFVEARCEGFEEWEAFIAGPEHSPEAVEEITGVPAAELRAAARLYATGGNAAIYYGLGVTEHSQGSTMVMGMANLAMATGNIGRDGVGVNPLRGQNNVQGSCDMGSFPHELPGYRHVSEDGAREIYEQLWGTPILDEPGLRIPNMFDSALDGSFRALFVQGEDIAQSDPNTQHVHAALAALELLVVQDLFENETAKFAHVLLPGTSFLEKDGTFTNAERRINRVRPVMAPKTGKHEWQIVCEIAQAMGYPMQYDSADQIMDEIALTTPTFAGVSFDHLDKVGSVQWPCNEKAPEGTPIMHVDGFVRGKGRFVETTYVPTRERSTRKFPLILTTGRILSQYNVGAQTRRTANVAWHPEDLLELHPHDAEVRGIADGDMVVLSSRVGRTTLRAVIAERMPVGVCYTTFHHPVTGANVVTTENSDWATNCPEYKVTAVQVALAPEQAAVREELASRPVPAAGE, encoded by the coding sequence ATGAGTTTGCTCAAGGAACCCGACTACGGCACACCGGCCCGAGAGGGGGCCGCCACCGTCGAGGTCACGATCGACGGCGTCGCGGTCACCGTCCCGCCCGGCACGTCCGTGATGCGCGCGGCCAAGCAGGCCGGCCTCGACATCCCGAAGCTCTGCGCCACCGACTCCCTCGAGGCGTTCGGCTCCTGCCGGCTGTGCGTCGTCGAGATCGACGGGGCCCGTGGCACTCCGGCCTCCTGCACCACGCCCGTCGCGCCGGGAATGGTGGTGCGCACCCAGACCGAGAAGCTGGGCAAGCTGCGCCGCGGCGTGATGGAGCTCTACATCTCCGACCACCCGCTCGACTGCCTCACCTGCTCCGCCAACGGCGACTGCGAGCTGCAGGACATGGCGGGCGTCACCGGGCTGCGCGAGGTGCGCTACGGCTCGGGCGTGGACGCGGGCGCCAACCACATGGACGCCCCGACGGACACGTCCAACCCCTACTTCGACTTCGACGCCTCCAAGTGCATCGCCTGCTCGCGCTGCGTGCGGGCCTGCGACGAGGTGCAGGGCACCCTCGCCCTGACGATCGAGGGCCGCGGCTTCGACTCGAAGGTCGCGGCGGGCGCCGGTGTGTCCTTCATGGAGTCCGACTGCGTGTCCTGCGGCGCGTGCGTGCAGGCCTGCCCCACCGCCACTCTGCAGGAGAAGTCGGTCATCGAGCTCGGGATGCCCACCCGCAGCGTCGTCACCACCTGCGCGTACTGCGGCGTCGGGTGCTCGTTCAAGGCCGAGCTGCGCGGTGACGAGCTCGTCCGGATGGTCCCGTACAAGGACGGCGGCGCCAACGAGGGCCACTCGTGCGTGAAGGGCCGCTTCGCGTTCGGATACGCCAGCCACCCGGACCGCGTTCTCACGCCGAGGATGCGCGAGTCGATCGCGGACCCGTGGCGCGAGGTGTCCTGGGAGGAGGCCATCTCGTTCACGGCGAGACGGCTCCGGGAGATCCAGGCCGCCCACGGCACGGGCTCGATCGGGGCGATCACCTCGTCGCGCACGACGAACGAGGAGGTCTACGCGGTCCAGAAGATGGTGCGCGCGGTGTTCGGCAACAACAACGTCGACACCTGCGCCCGCGTCTGCCACTCCCCCACCGGTTACGGGCTCAAGCAGACCTTCGGCACGTCGGCGGGCACCCAGGACTTCAAGTCCGTCGCCAAGTCCGACGTGATCCTGCTCATCGGGGCCAACCCGACCGACGGGCACCCGGTCTTCGCCTCGCGCATGAAGCGCCGGCTGCGGCAGGGCGCGGAGTTGATCGTCCTCGACCCGCGGCGCATCGACCTCGTCCGGTCCCCGCACGTCGAAGCCGCTCACCACCTGCAGCTCGCCCCCGGCACCAACGTGGCGGTCGTCAACGCGATGGCGCACGTCGTGGTCACCGAGGGTTTGGTCGACCGTGAGTTCGTCGAGGCCCGCTGCGAGGGCTTCGAGGAGTGGGAGGCGTTCATCGCCGGCCCCGAGCACAGCCCGGAAGCCGTGGAGGAGATCACCGGGGTGCCCGCCGCCGAGCTGCGGGCCGCAGCGAGGCTCTACGCGACCGGCGGGAACGCCGCCATCTACTACGGCCTCGGCGTCACCGAGCACAGCCAGGGCTCCACGATGGTCATGGGCATGGCCAACCTGGCGATGGCCACCGGCAACATCGGCCGCGACGGCGTCGGCGTCAACCCGCTGCGCGGCCAGAACAACGTGCAGGGCTCCTGCGACATGGGGTCGTTCCCGCACGAGCTGCCCGGCTACCGGCACGTCTCGGAGGACGGCGCCCGGGAGATCTACGAGCAGCTGTGGGGCACACCGATCCTCGACGAGCCGGGGCTGCGCATCCCCAACATGTTCGACTCCGCGCTCGACGGGTCGTTCCGCGCGCTCTTCGTGCAGGGCGAGGACATCGCGCAGTCCGACCCGAACACCCAGCACGTGCACGCCGCGCTCGCCGCGCTCGAACTCCTCGTCGTGCAGGACCTGTTCGAGAACGAGACCGCGAAGTTCGCGCACGTGCTGCTGCCCGGCACGTCGTTCCTGGAGAAGGACGGCACGTTCACCAACGCCGAACGCCGCATCAACCGCGTCCGCCCGGTGATGGCGCCGAAGACCGGCAAGCACGAGTGGCAGATCGTCTGCGAGATCGCGCAGGCGATGGGCTACCCGATGCAGTACGACTCGGCCGACCAGATCATGGACGAGATCGCGCTCACCACCCCGACGTTCGCCGGGGTCTCGTTCGACCACCTCGACAAGGTCGGCAGCGTGCAGTGGCCGTGCAACGAGAAGGCGCCCGAAGGCACGCCGATCATGCACGTGGACGGCTTCGTGCGCGGCAAGGGCCGCTTCGTCGAGACCACCTACGTGCCCACCCGCGAGCGCAGCACCCGGAAGTTCCCGCTGATCCTCACCACCGGCCGGATCCTCTCCCAGTACAACGTGGGCGCGCAGACCCGGCGCACGGCCAACGTGGCCTGGCACCCGGAGGACCTCCTCGAACTGCACCCGCACGACGCCGAGGTGCGCGGCATCGCCGACGGCGACATGGTCGTGCTCTCCAGCCGGGTCGGCCGCACCACGCTGCGGGCGGTGATCGCGGAACGCATGCCCGTGGGCGTCTGCTACACGACCTTCCACCACCCGGTCACCGGAGCGAACGTCGTCACCACCGAGAACTCCGACTGGGCCACCAACTGCCCCGAGTACAAGGTCACGGCCGTGCAGGTCGCGCTCGCGCCGGAACAGGCGGCCGTACGCGAAGAGCTCGCCTCCCGCCCCGTCCCCGCGGCGGGTGAGTGA
- a CDS encoding formate dehydrogenase subunit delta, with the protein MDHTPPHVRLANEIAEQFTHRPLDEAAQAVATHMRTFWEPRMRTALLEHIAAGGAGLDPIALRAAELLRPAGVR; encoded by the coding sequence ATGGACCACACCCCTCCCCACGTCCGGCTGGCCAACGAGATCGCGGAGCAGTTCACGCACCGGCCGCTCGACGAGGCGGCGCAGGCCGTCGCCACGCACATGCGGACGTTCTGGGAGCCGCGGATGCGCACCGCGCTCCTCGAGCACATCGCCGCGGGAGGCGCGGGGCTCGACCCGATCGCCCTTCGGGCGGCGGAGCTGCTCCGCCCGGCCGGTGTCCGATGA
- a CDS encoding molybdopterin molybdotransferase MoeA, with product MTSADVRHAAVGAGTFAWDAAREVAHAAATPLPPREVALADADGAVLAAPLVAATDHPPVARSAMDGYAVSGAPPWRVVDAGLQDGHLHAISLREGGRAAMGHLAGGQACAVVTGSSLPVGTTSVLADEDAVRDGELLRGAAPPGRHIRPAAEECAAGDEVLPAGSRVTTAALGLAAALGHDRLLVHPLPRVTALVTGNELVRSGRPGPGQVRDAIGPMLPGLVTRAGARLADPVAVPDGRDVMHTALAAAVGSADLVLVSGSSAAGPADHLRPTLTELGAEILVDGVRCRPGHPQALARIGDTLVVGLPGNPLAALAAFLTVAVPALAGLRGEPLPGLIAVPVPGGIARHPVHTRLVPVVVEPYGAVPVGHAGSAMLRGAAAADAFAVVDPGPADAIAARLLPLDPGARPWAV from the coding sequence ATGACCAGTGCGGACGTCCGGCACGCGGCCGTCGGGGCCGGCACCTTCGCGTGGGATGCGGCGCGCGAGGTCGCTCACGCCGCCGCGACGCCGCTGCCGCCCCGCGAGGTGGCCCTCGCCGACGCGGACGGCGCGGTGCTAGCCGCTCCGCTGGTCGCGGCGACGGACCACCCGCCGGTAGCGCGTTCGGCGATGGACGGCTACGCGGTGAGCGGTGCGCCGCCATGGCGGGTGGTCGACGCCGGATTGCAGGATGGCCACCTTCATGCCATCTCGCTGCGTGAAGGTGGCCGTGCTGCAATGGGGCACCTGGCCGGGGGACAGGCGTGCGCCGTCGTCACCGGATCCTCGCTGCCGGTGGGCACGACATCCGTCCTCGCCGACGAGGACGCCGTCCGGGATGGGGAGCTGCTGCGCGGAGCGGCTCCGCCCGGGCGTCACATCCGTCCGGCCGCCGAGGAGTGCGCGGCGGGCGACGAGGTGCTGCCCGCGGGCTCCCGGGTCACGACGGCCGCGCTCGGCCTCGCCGCGGCACTCGGCCACGACCGCCTGCTCGTGCACCCGCTGCCGCGCGTCACCGCGCTCGTCACCGGGAACGAGCTGGTCCGCAGCGGGCGCCCCGGGCCGGGCCAGGTCCGGGACGCGATCGGACCGATGCTCCCCGGGCTCGTCACGCGCGCCGGTGCCCGCCTCGCGGACCCGGTCGCGGTCCCCGACGGCAGGGACGTCATGCACACCGCGCTGGCGGCAGCCGTCGGCTCGGCGGACCTGGTGCTCGTGTCGGGATCGTCCGCGGCAGGCCCGGCCGACCACCTCCGGCCCACGCTCACCGAGCTCGGTGCCGAGATCCTCGTCGACGGCGTGCGCTGCCGCCCCGGGCACCCGCAGGCGCTGGCCCGGATCGGCGACACGCTGGTGGTGGGCCTGCCGGGCAACCCCCTCGCGGCGCTCGCCGCGTTCCTGACCGTCGCCGTCCCCGCGCTGGCCGGCCTGCGCGGGGAGCCACTTCCCGGACTGATAGCGGTGCCCGTCCCGGGCGGGATCGCCCGGCATCCCGTGCACACCCGGCTGGTCCCGGTGGTCGTCGAACCGTACGGGGCCGTTCCGGTGGGCCACGCGGGCTCGGCGATGCTGCGTGGGGCCGCTGCTGCGGACGCCTTCGCGGTGGTCGACCCCGGCCCGGCGGACGCGATCGCGGCCCGCCTCCTCCCCCTCGACCCGGGAGCACGCCCGTGGGCCGTCTGA
- the fdhD gene encoding formate dehydrogenase accessory sulfurtransferase FdhD yields the protein MGRLIARRPVLRLTPNGTSRRPDALAVEEPLELRVDGRPLAVTMRTPGHDVELAHGFLLTEGVIGAVEDVRDARYCGSRDEDGRNTYNVLDIGLAEGVPPPDAGVERNFYTTSSCGVCGKASLDAVRLRTRHSPRDDATRVAAEVLATLPDVLRERQRVFDSTGGLHAAGLFTAAGEPLVVREDVGRHNAVDKVLGWALMQGRVPVGGTVLVVSGRASFELVQKAVMAGVPVLAAVSAPSSLAVELAVECGLTLAGFVRDGRMNVYSHGERLTQAAHAS from the coding sequence GTGGGCCGTCTGATCGCCCGTCGCCCCGTCCTGCGGCTCACCCCGAACGGCACGAGCCGCCGACCGGACGCCCTCGCCGTGGAGGAGCCCCTCGAACTGCGCGTCGACGGGCGTCCCCTCGCCGTGACGATGCGAACCCCCGGCCACGACGTCGAGCTGGCGCACGGCTTCCTGCTCACCGAGGGCGTCATCGGCGCGGTCGAGGACGTTCGCGACGCCCGCTACTGCGGCTCGCGCGACGAGGACGGCCGCAACACCTACAACGTGCTCGACATCGGCCTCGCCGAAGGCGTACCGCCCCCCGACGCGGGCGTGGAGCGCAACTTCTACACGACGTCCTCCTGCGGCGTGTGCGGCAAGGCCTCGCTCGACGCCGTGCGGCTCCGCACCCGACACTCCCCCAGGGACGACGCGACACGCGTGGCGGCCGAGGTACTGGCGACCCTCCCCGACGTCCTCCGCGAGCGGCAGCGCGTGTTCGACAGCACCGGCGGTCTGCACGCGGCCGGCCTGTTCACCGCGGCGGGCGAGCCGCTGGTCGTGCGCGAGGACGTCGGGCGGCACAACGCCGTCGACAAGGTACTGGGCTGGGCGCTCATGCAGGGGCGGGTGCCGGTCGGCGGAACCGTGCTCGTCGTGTCCGGGCGCGCGTCGTTCGAGCTGGTGCAGAAGGCCGTGATGGCCGGGGTGCCGGTGCTCGCGGCCGTTTCGGCGCCGTCCTCGCTCGCGGTCGAGCTCGCGGTCGAGTGCGGGCTCACCCTGGCCGGCTTCGTCCGGGACGGGCGGATGAACGTCTACTCTCACGGCGAGCGGCTGACGCAGGCCGCTCACGCGTCGTGA
- a CDS encoding nuclear transport factor 2 family protein, translated as MGERDLATEDANKDLIRKAFDEWAAGTGGPFGLLAEDATWTIVGNSPVSRTYSSRQEFLDVVIDPFNARMQVPLRPSVRALYADGDWVIALFDAAATARDGKPYENTYTWYMRISDGAIVEVIAFFDTIEFTDFWTRVSPA; from the coding sequence GTGGGCGAACGTGACCTCGCCACCGAGGATGCGAACAAGGACCTCATCCGGAAGGCGTTCGACGAGTGGGCCGCGGGCACGGGCGGCCCGTTCGGGCTCCTCGCCGAGGACGCCACCTGGACGATCGTCGGCAACAGCCCCGTGTCGCGCACCTACTCCAGCCGCCAGGAGTTCCTCGACGTCGTCATCGACCCCTTCAACGCCCGCATGCAGGTTCCGCTCCGGCCGAGCGTCCGCGCGCTCTACGCCGACGGCGACTGGGTCATCGCGCTGTTCGACGCGGCCGCCACCGCCCGCGACGGCAAGCCGTACGAGAACACCTACACCTGGTACATGCGGATCTCCGACGGCGCGATCGTCGAGGTGATCGCCTTCTTCGACACGATCGAGTTCACCGACTTCTGGACCCGCGTGTCACCGGCCTGA
- a CDS encoding DUF5313 family protein — MALRRPGPLRWLAYAYGAGLPPEYREWVLHDVTARTWQLRHLGRAIAQLVPLLVVIYLVLPGPAWVRGCAALGGALIGLFYSMAYMYESAEHRTLKAGYPRGTSRHVREEADAEGRAERASRYAERWRRDTTQ; from the coding sequence GTGGCTCTCCGCCGTCCTGGTCCGCTGCGCTGGCTGGCTTACGCCTACGGAGCAGGACTACCGCCCGAGTACCGGGAGTGGGTGCTGCACGACGTCACCGCCCGCACGTGGCAGCTGCGGCACCTCGGGCGTGCGATCGCGCAGCTGGTCCCGCTGCTCGTGGTGATCTACCTGGTCCTGCCGGGCCCGGCATGGGTGCGGGGCTGCGCAGCGCTCGGCGGTGCCCTGATCGGTCTCTTCTACTCGATGGCCTACATGTACGAGTCGGCCGAGCACCGGACGCTCAAGGCCGGCTACCCACGGGGCACCAGCAGGCACGTCCGCGAGGAGGCCGACGCGGAGGGGCGGGCCGAGCGTGCGTCGCGCTACGCGGAGCGGTGGCGCAGGGACACCACCCAGTAA
- a CDS encoding MarR family winged helix-turn-helix transcriptional regulator encodes MAAEPHRDDPHAADLLRLDRQVCFALAVAARNVIALYRPLLEPMGLTHPQYLVMLALWERSPRSLTELATVLSLDPGTLSPLLKRLEAAGLVSRERVRGNERTLAVGLTERGRALRAEAERIPPAVVERLGMPLADLERLHAELTTVIAATRTSGERPGHGTDQPADDLTNTAP; translated from the coding sequence GTGGCCGCCGAACCGCACCGTGACGACCCCCACGCAGCCGACCTGCTGCGCCTGGACCGCCAGGTCTGCTTCGCGCTCGCGGTGGCTGCGCGCAACGTCATCGCGCTCTACCGGCCGCTGCTCGAGCCGATGGGCCTCACCCATCCGCAGTACCTGGTGATGCTCGCGCTGTGGGAGCGCTCGCCGCGCTCGCTCACCGAGCTGGCCACCGTGCTCTCCCTCGATCCCGGCACGCTGTCACCGCTGCTCAAACGGCTGGAGGCGGCCGGCCTGGTGTCCCGGGAGCGGGTGCGCGGCAACGAGCGCACGCTGGCGGTGGGCCTCACCGAGCGGGGACGGGCCCTGCGCGCCGAGGCGGAGCGGATCCCCCCGGCCGTGGTGGAACGGCTCGGCATGCCGCTCGCCGACCTGGAGCGCCTGCACGCCGAGCTCACCACCGTGATCGCGGCGACCCGCACCTCCGGGGAGCGACCCGGTCACGGCACCGATCAGCCCGCGGACGACCTCACGAACACGGCGCCGTGA
- a CDS encoding right-handed parallel beta-helix repeat-containing protein, whose amino-acid sequence MSPTLTPNNRRTIAIVGMAIAAIAILLVVVIFSNTGRSVPDLPPEPEPGAQQLYVSPTGNDTGDGSQAAPLRSIQAALDEVEAGGVINLAPGEYREQLTTQRDGEPGAPITIRGPENGKDPSGRNQAVLYGTGRIVNIDHSHYTLEGFTIDGQERLRAEQLPTDLRAVDGFKNGAQTQIEDSKLIYVGSADTATDVTGITIRNMFLTEAGTECVRLRNNANGNTIADSVIQYCGLRAGSSSDDDDDRFPYHNGEGVYIGTSPNSDNQPMADNDGSANNVVTGNVIRTFGSECLDVKENAHDNVFENNECSGNTEPREFNGSNVELRGHGNIVRGNTIADSAGWNIKIQADDEDDYDNGGNVVENNTLSGSAAEPVRIGSDAPQGAFCGNRVTAAEPVDGPSPGDITAPCS is encoded by the coding sequence ATGAGCCCAACTCTGACGCCGAACAACCGCCGGACGATCGCGATCGTGGGGATGGCGATCGCGGCGATCGCCATCCTCCTCGTCGTCGTGATCTTCTCGAACACCGGTCGATCGGTCCCGGACCTGCCCCCCGAGCCGGAGCCGGGAGCTCAGCAGCTCTACGTGAGCCCCACCGGCAACGACACCGGTGACGGTTCCCAGGCCGCGCCGCTGCGGAGCATCCAGGCCGCGCTGGACGAGGTGGAGGCGGGCGGGGTGATCAACCTCGCGCCTGGGGAGTACCGGGAGCAGCTGACGACCCAGCGCGACGGCGAACCCGGCGCGCCGATCACGATCAGGGGGCCGGAGAACGGCAAGGACCCGTCAGGGCGCAACCAGGCGGTGCTCTACGGCACGGGCCGCATCGTGAACATCGACCACAGCCACTACACGCTCGAAGGGTTCACGATCGACGGGCAGGAACGGCTGCGCGCCGAGCAGCTGCCCACGGATCTTCGTGCGGTCGACGGGTTCAAGAACGGCGCACAGACGCAGATCGAGGACAGCAAGCTGATCTACGTCGGCTCGGCCGACACGGCCACCGACGTCACCGGCATCACGATCCGCAACATGTTCCTCACCGAGGCCGGCACGGAGTGCGTGCGCCTGCGCAACAACGCCAACGGCAACACCATCGCCGACTCGGTGATCCAGTACTGCGGCCTGCGCGCCGGGAGCAGCAGCGACGACGACGATGACCGGTTCCCGTACCACAACGGCGAGGGCGTCTACATCGGCACGAGCCCGAACTCGGACAACCAGCCGATGGCCGACAACGACGGCAGCGCGAACAACGTCGTGACCGGCAACGTCATCCGGACGTTCGGCTCGGAGTGCCTCGACGTCAAGGAGAACGCGCACGACAACGTGTTCGAGAACAACGAGTGCTCGGGCAACACCGAGCCTCGCGAGTTCAACGGCAGCAACGTGGAGCTGCGCGGTCACGGCAACATCGTGCGGGGCAACACCATCGCCGACAGCGCCGGCTGGAACATCAAGATCCAGGCCGACGACGAGGACGACTACGACAACGGCGGCAACGTCGTCGAGAACAACACCCTCTCCGGGTCCGCCGCCGAACCCGTGCGGATCGGATCGGACGCCCCGCAGGGGGCGTTCTGCGGCAACCGGGTCACGGCGGCCGAGCCGGTCGACGGGCCGTCCCCCGGCGACATCACGGCGCCGTGTTCGTGA
- the hemW gene encoding radical SAM family heme chaperone HemW — protein sequence MPPFGIYVHVPFCAARCGYCDFNTYTASELAGSGASPDGWLAAVRQELDLAVRTVGQRPVDTVFVGGGTPSLLGAARLGEVLGAVRDAFGLVPGAEVTTESNPESTSPEFFAGLAEAGFTRVSLGMQSAAPHVLRVLERRHTPGRAVAAAEEARAAGIGHVNLDLIYATPGETDDDLRASLDAVLDAGVDHVSAYSLIVEDGTALARRVARGELPTPDDDVAAARYEMIDDRLTAAGFDWYEVSNWAASPEATCRHNIGYWQDGDWWGLGPGAHSHLAGVRWWNVKHPARYATLLADGKTPEAGREFLTDAEQRTERVMLQLRLATGLRLALLDDAGLAAASRAAEDGLLDPAALAAGRAVLTRRGRLLADRVVHQLLAGASV from the coding sequence GTGCCGCCTTTCGGGATCTACGTCCACGTGCCGTTCTGCGCGGCGCGCTGCGGCTACTGCGACTTCAACACCTACACCGCCTCCGAGCTGGCCGGATCCGGCGCGTCGCCGGACGGGTGGCTCGCGGCCGTGCGGCAGGAGCTCGACCTGGCCGTCCGGACGGTCGGGCAGCGGCCGGTCGACACCGTGTTCGTGGGGGGCGGCACGCCGTCGCTGCTGGGCGCCGCCCGCCTCGGCGAGGTGCTCGGGGCGGTCCGGGACGCGTTCGGGCTCGTGCCGGGCGCGGAGGTCACCACCGAGTCCAACCCCGAGTCGACCTCCCCCGAGTTCTTCGCAGGGCTCGCGGAGGCCGGGTTCACCCGCGTGTCGCTGGGCATGCAGTCGGCTGCGCCGCACGTGCTGCGCGTGCTGGAGCGCCGCCACACGCCGGGCCGGGCCGTGGCGGCGGCCGAGGAAGCGCGGGCGGCCGGCATCGGCCACGTGAACCTGGACCTGATCTACGCGACGCCCGGCGAGACCGACGACGATCTGCGCGCCTCGCTCGACGCCGTGCTCGACGCCGGCGTCGACCACGTCTCCGCGTACTCCCTCATCGTCGAGGACGGCACCGCGCTCGCCCGCCGGGTGGCCCGCGGCGAGCTACCCACCCCCGACGACGACGTGGCCGCCGCCCGCTACGAGATGATCGACGACCGGCTGACCGCCGCCGGCTTCGACTGGTACGAGGTGTCGAACTGGGCGGCCTCGCCAGAGGCGACCTGCCGGCACAACATCGGTTACTGGCAGGACGGCGACTGGTGGGGCCTCGGCCCCGGCGCCCACTCCCACCTCGCGGGCGTGCGGTGGTGGAACGTCAAGCACCCGGCGCGCTACGCGACCCTGCTGGCCGACGGGAAGACCCCGGAGGCCGGCCGCGAGTTCCTCACCGACGCCGAGCAGCGCACCGAGCGCGTGATGCTGCAGCTGCGGCTCGCGACGGGCCTCCGGTTGGCCCTCCTCGACGACGCCGGGCTCGCGGCCGCCTCCCGCGCGGCCGAGGACGGCCTGCTCGACCCGGCAGCGCTGGCCGCGGGCCGAGCGGTGCTCACCCGCCGCGGCCGCCTGCTCGCCGACCGCGTCGTGCACCAGCTCCTGGCCGGAGCCTCCGTCTGA
- a CDS encoding HdeD family acid-resistance protein translates to MRFGLAPSAGRITRFGRGGPGLGRERWPEEGEEEAMSGHAAGKESAGERIARVGESPGLVLGAGVVSILIGVLVLAWPGATIKVIAWLFAIQLLVGGVLQLISAFAAGRGPGGRVLFALLGALSILVGLLCLREPLQTALVIGLLIGAMWVIQGVVGIVEAIGNERGAGRGWMIASGVLSVIGGAVVLVYPGASLVVLTWLFGAVLIAIGVLLIVQGIAARRARTMAPAAANS, encoded by the coding sequence GTGAGATTCGGGCTCGCTCCCTCGGCGGGTCGGATCACCCGGTTCGGGCGAGGTGGACCTGGCCTCGGGCGGGAAAGGTGGCCCGAAGAAGGCGAGGAGGAAGCCATGTCCGGCCACGCGGCAGGGAAAGAATCGGCCGGCGAGCGCATCGCGCGCGTCGGTGAGTCGCCGGGTCTGGTACTCGGCGCGGGCGTGGTGAGCATTCTGATCGGTGTGCTCGTTCTCGCATGGCCGGGAGCTACGATCAAAGTCATCGCATGGCTGTTCGCGATCCAGCTGCTCGTCGGCGGAGTACTCCAGTTGATCTCGGCGTTCGCGGCCGGCCGAGGGCCGGGCGGGCGCGTGCTGTTCGCGCTGCTGGGTGCGCTGTCGATCCTCGTCGGGTTGCTGTGCCTGCGTGAGCCGTTGCAGACCGCGCTCGTGATCGGACTGCTCATCGGTGCGATGTGGGTCATCCAGGGCGTCGTCGGCATCGTCGAGGCGATCGGGAACGAACGAGGTGCGGGTCGCGGCTGGATGATCGCCTCGGGTGTCCTGTCGGTGATCGGTGGCGCGGTCGTCCTCGTCTACCCGGGGGCGAGCCTCGTGGTCCTGACGTGGCTGTTCGGGGCCGTGCTCATCGCCATCGGCGTCCTGCTCATCGTTCAGGGCATCGCAGCCCGACGGGCTCGCACAATGGCCCCGGCCGCCGCGAATTCGTGA